From the Drosophila simulans strain w501 chromosome 2L, Prin_Dsim_3.1, whole genome shotgun sequence genome, the window CTATACTATCGAAGCCAAGAAGACCAAGTGTCTGGAGAAGAGCCATAATGAAGGCAGCTCCCTTTACCCGGATGATCTACAACTGCCCTGCAACAAGTTGGCCATCATAGTCTCTATTTTCGGGGATATCGCAAATAATACAAAGGAAATCCTTAGACAACTGAGAGGTATATTCAAATTACCGGGATCTGCAGCGGATACGATATTCTACAGGTCCTGGAAGTTGCAGCAATTCGTGGTTTTCGCAAAGGAGCTATCCGAAAGATATGAGAAGGAGGCTCTGGTCAAAATGGAAGTTGCCGGTAGGATTAATAAAGCTCCTTTCTGTTAAAAACAGTCCTTTTAATATGTATGAAAATTCCAAGAACCACAGATTAATTTCTCAAATAGCTTTTACCATCTTAAATATAATCATGTTACTTTTCTTATAGGAAACATTGCTCACTCGACTGAAAGAAGCCAGCTCATTGCGCAAACAACTTTATGGGAATTTCCCGAGCACGTGGATTCCTATGTCCACCTGGGGTTTCTTCTCCTCGCCGAAGAAGTCAGTTtaaggcaataaattaaacaatttttcaacTTAATACAACATATGGTTTCTATCAAATGTTCATATTGGGCAGTAAAACTTCATTACAGCTTGAGATTATGCGAATGCTTAACCAAGTAATACGTGAATTCTATAAACTTAGGTCCTATGAGAAAATGGGAATGCAACTATTAAATGCTTCGTTGTGCGTTTGTTCTAAGTCTTAACGGAGATCCGCTCCATTCGGGGAGCACTGCGGAACTTGGTCCACCACCAGATCCAGGCGCACGAAAATCCCACAGCCAAGGTAGTGTAGTACAAAATTGTAGCCAGGCTCCACTTCTTctgcaatgcaaatttgtataagggataatattttcttatttcttgCAATATTCACCTTCTTGTGACTCTCGTTGGCCTCTACTTTCATCTGGCTCCTTGCGTTCTGGACATTAGCTTCGATTTTTGCGAGATCCTTGGCAATCTCTTCGGTGATCTGATTCACGCTTTTCAGAGTTTCCTGGGCAAAGCAGCTGGCATATCGTTTGTCGCCCACCACGACGTCTTCGGGAGTGGAAACCTGCAGCTTGTAGTTGGTGGCCGCTAAAGAGGCACGCAGGGACATAAAGTGGTTGCCAGCATTGCCCAGAATCTGATTGTTGTAGGATTCGGCTTCAGGATGGTTGCAAATGTATTCGTAACTGGGATTCTGGTTGGGAATCTTGTCGAACATCTCCAGGagctgttgccgttgcttTCGACACTTGAACCCGAAGAGTTCCAAATCTTCGTCGGTGAGAGAGGCCAAATCCAAATAGCTAATGTTCTCGTCGATAAGTTTGTCCACACAGGTGCTGGCGTAGTCCGTTTCCACGCTGGTAGAGCACAGCAGGCCGTTGAGGATCTCCTTCTCCCGGCGTGTGTCCCTGTGAGCCTTTTGGCGAACCCACGGACGCCGCTTGTAGCCCAGGAAAGCTCTATCCAAGTCCTTCTGCTCGGTGTGCGAGTGGAAGTTCTTTGTGGCCTCAAACTGGATGGTTGGCGGAATCTTGGCCATCGCCACCAATGGCAAATCTCCCGCGGACATGGTGTGCGTGTTTGTTGCCTTAAACTCTGTCaataatggaaattaaattaccattaaaatgcaattgcgCTAAGATTCGCTGTGTTGAGAATCGAACGTTTTCGAACACTGCAAATAGGGGTGGTCAAGATTCCTAACAGATCATGTTAAAAGTAACAGAAGTGTTAAGGGCTCTGTAAACTTTTAAAACCagaatattaataatttagtaATTTTAAGtcctttttttctatttatcaTTCTCGTATGaatcaaatttcaattgatatCAAATTTCCCTCTAATGAATCACCCTACCCTACCAATTAACGATTAAGGTTAAATGCTtaacatttgtatttaaaaagtataacaaattgataaattgaTGACGATTAAGGTTCCTAACTATCCTATTTCTCGGCCGATGACCTGTAGATTGGGGCAGTGGTGGTGGACGCCTCCTGCAGCTTCTTCATAAACAGAGCCTTTCGCTGCTCATCCGCACTCAGTTTGGTACTTGAAACGGAGGCTTTGATGCGCTCT encodes:
- the LOC6730665 gene encoding uncharacterized protein LOC6730665 isoform X1; amino-acid sequence: MSAGDLPLVAMAKIPPTIQFEATKNFHSHTEQKDLDRAFLGYKRRPWVRQKAHRDTRREKEILNGLLCSTSVETDYASTCVDKLIDENISYLDLASLTDEDLELFGFKCRKQRQQLLEMFDKIPNQNPSYEYICNHPEAESYNNQILGNAGNHFMSLRASLAATNYKLQVSTPEDVVVGDKRYASCFAQETLKSVNQITEEIAKDLAKIEANVQNARSQMKVEANESHKKKKWSLATILYYTTLAVGFSCAWIWWWTKFRSAPRMERISVKT
- the LOC6730664 gene encoding uncharacterized protein LOC6730664: MTKANKTPQKASEPNINGSLTPVRYLDSQRLQSPTSHDANLATCKTRLEAIVKQLQDNYAKWQLAQQRGTSICYTIEAKKTKCLEKSHNEGSSLYPDDLQLPCNKLAIIVSIFGDIANNTKEILRQLRGIFKLPGSAADTIFYRSWKLQQFVVFAKELSERYEKEALVKMEVAGNIAHSTERSQLIAQTTLWEFPEHVDSYVHLGFLLLAEEVSLRQ
- the LOC6730665 gene encoding uncharacterized protein LOC6730665 isoform X2 is translated as MSAGDLPLVAMAKIPPTIQFEATKNFHSHTEQKDLDRAFLGYKRRPWVRQKAHRDTRREKEILNGLLCSTSVETDYASTCVDKLIDENISYLDLASLTDEDLELFGFKCRKQRQQLLEMFDKIPNQNPSYEYICNHPEAESYNNQILGNAGNHFMSLRASLAATNYKLQVSTPEDVVVGDKRYASCFAQETLKSVNQITEEIAKDLAKIEANVQNARSQMKVEANESHKKKWSLATILYYTTLAVGFSCAWIWWWTKFRSAPRMERISVKT
- the LOC123327013 gene encoding uncharacterized protein LOC123327013, with translation MLSNPYFKSVLWLIGFGGMGYGLMVLTEPNVDKIERIKASVSSTKLSADEQRKALFMKKLQEASTTTAPIYRSSAEK